One region of Microbacterium sufflavum genomic DNA includes:
- the trxA gene encoding thioredoxin, which produces MSAKATSQATWEQDVLQADGPVLVDFWAEWCGPCRMVAPVLDEIQADNPDKITILKLNVDENPELAMKYQITSIPAMKVFHGGEVKTTIIGAKPKFALEKDLADFIG; this is translated from the coding sequence ATGAGTGCAAAGGCAACGAGCCAGGCGACCTGGGAGCAGGACGTGCTGCAGGCCGATGGTCCCGTGCTGGTGGACTTCTGGGCCGAGTGGTGCGGTCCGTGTCGTATGGTCGCGCCGGTGCTGGACGAGATCCAGGCCGACAACCCCGACAAGATCACCATCCTCAAGCTCAACGTCGACGAGAACCCCGAGCTCGCCATGAAGTACCAGATCACGTCGATCCCGGCGATGAAGGTCTTCCACGGCGGCGAGGTCAAGACGACCATCATCGGCGCCAAGCCGAAGTTCGCCCTCGAGAAGGACCTCGCCGACTTCATCGGCTGA
- the trxB gene encoding thioredoxin-disulfide reductase has protein sequence MRQVIIIGSGPAGFTAAIYAARANLEPLLIASSVEVGGELMNTTEVENYPGFPEGIQGPELMAKFQEQAEKFGTEVLYDDVTELDVAGPVKKVTLGSGTTHEAKTIIYATGSAYRKLGIEGEERLSGFGVSWCATCDGFFFRQKTIAVVGGGDSAMEEATFLTRFADKVYVIHRKDTLRASKIMQERAFANEKIEFVWNSEVAEILGETAVTGVQLRSTVDGSLRDLPLDGLFIAIGNDPRTHLVHDKLELTSEGTIWVDGRSSRTSVPGVFAAGDVIDPTYRQAITAAGTGTVAALDAEHFLADLEDASVEVPAAEAAEVITA, from the coding sequence ATGCGTCAGGTCATCATCATCGGCTCCGGCCCCGCCGGATTCACGGCTGCCATCTACGCCGCACGCGCGAACCTGGAGCCGCTGCTCATCGCGAGCTCGGTCGAGGTCGGCGGTGAGCTGATGAACACCACCGAGGTCGAGAACTACCCGGGCTTCCCGGAGGGCATCCAGGGCCCCGAGCTGATGGCCAAGTTCCAGGAGCAGGCCGAGAAGTTCGGCACCGAGGTCCTGTACGACGACGTCACCGAGCTCGATGTCGCCGGCCCGGTCAAGAAGGTCACGCTCGGCTCCGGCACCACGCACGAGGCGAAGACCATCATCTATGCGACGGGCTCGGCCTACCGCAAGCTCGGCATCGAGGGCGAGGAGCGCCTGTCGGGCTTCGGCGTGTCCTGGTGCGCCACGTGCGACGGCTTCTTCTTCCGCCAGAAGACCATCGCGGTCGTCGGCGGCGGCGACTCGGCGATGGAGGAGGCGACCTTCCTCACGCGCTTCGCCGACAAGGTGTACGTGATCCACCGCAAGGACACGCTGCGCGCCTCGAAGATCATGCAGGAGCGGGCGTTCGCGAACGAGAAGATCGAGTTCGTGTGGAACAGCGAGGTCGCGGAGATCCTCGGCGAGACCGCGGTCACCGGCGTGCAGCTGCGGTCCACGGTCGACGGCTCGCTGCGCGACCTGCCCCTCGACGGCCTCTTCATCGCGATCGGCAACGACCCGCGCACGCACCTCGTGCACGACAAGCTCGAGCTCACGTCCGAGGGCACGATCTGGGTCGACGGCCGCTCCTCCCGCACCTCGGTCCCCGGGGTGTTCGCGGCGGGCGACGTGATCGACCCGACCTACCGTCAGGCCATCACCGCCGCCGGCACCGGCACGGTCGCCGCGCTCGACGCGGAGCACTTCCTCGCCGATCTGGAGGACGCCTCGGTCGAGGTCCCCGCCGCGGAGGCCGCCGAGGTCATCACGGCCTGA
- a CDS encoding DUF6049 family protein: MTAITPHTGLRVRLRRLAAAVIAASVCAVAVPAVAAAADQKGDDDTRTVELHVSAGLRGVVAPGTSTSAVVTITNGTETELSAGRVEIELGSTPLPTSDAVSDWLDDGETDGSFVSLGDEASKAADPDGIATTTVFVPQETIETLAPGVYPLRAALTGARTGDTGGERAATWDTTATSVLVVNAPSASPVGVLVPVTATPAGGALLTAEELTTLTAPEGALTAQLDGVSGTTAVLAIDPAILASIRALGTAAPESAREWLTRLDELPNPRFALQFGDADVTVQAQTGLSALLSPLPFAALLDPAAFPQQQATAEPTSAPGSTPSPSPGSTNAPALPDDATLTEVDGALPRIVWPEQDLTQADVTAFAGYLGQGTTTVVSSDTVGGPTAAHATAGGQDLLVTDAATSAALSGAAGASDPVVRQRLLAEAAAQLFLAQGATGGAPLLVGLDRDETRTADALRDAISAADSVGFELSTVRAAAPVAVTLPEAAAAPRSADLVNLLTDEQSLTAFSSILSEPDVLLAPERMRILRTIAVGSSDAAFAEKVAAHRARTTTTLSSVSIPPSSTIQLLTANADLPIAVRNDLPWPVTVRLSASPSDPRLEVKPMIETVVQPQSSTRVKVPVSARVGSGELDLRLSLSSPTGVPIQSEQSVRVAVRAEWETIGLVVFGGLAVLLIALGVVRTVRRKRREAIEEHAVEVAVDELIEEKEAEAAAQERALDRDAPPTKETP; the protein is encoded by the coding sequence ATGACCGCGATCACCCCCCACACGGGCCTCCGTGTGCGCCTGCGACGGCTGGCGGCCGCGGTGATCGCCGCCTCCGTGTGCGCCGTCGCGGTTCCCGCGGTCGCGGCCGCCGCGGATCAGAAGGGCGACGACGACACCCGCACGGTCGAGCTGCACGTCTCCGCCGGGCTGCGGGGCGTGGTCGCCCCCGGCACCTCCACGTCAGCGGTCGTCACGATCACCAACGGCACCGAGACCGAGCTGAGCGCCGGACGGGTCGAGATCGAGCTCGGCAGCACGCCCCTCCCCACCTCCGATGCCGTGAGCGACTGGCTCGACGACGGTGAGACGGACGGCTCCTTCGTCTCCCTCGGCGACGAGGCGTCGAAGGCCGCCGACCCGGACGGCATCGCCACGACCACGGTGTTCGTGCCGCAGGAGACCATCGAGACCCTGGCCCCCGGCGTCTACCCGCTGCGGGCGGCACTGACCGGGGCGCGCACGGGCGACACCGGCGGCGAGCGCGCGGCCACGTGGGACACCACGGCCACGAGCGTGCTGGTGGTCAACGCGCCCTCGGCGAGCCCGGTCGGCGTCCTCGTGCCCGTCACCGCGACCCCGGCCGGCGGCGCCCTGCTGACGGCGGAGGAGCTCACGACGCTGACCGCACCGGAGGGCGCGCTCACGGCGCAGCTCGACGGGGTCTCCGGCACCACGGCCGTACTCGCGATCGACCCCGCGATCCTCGCGTCCATCCGCGCCCTCGGCACCGCGGCACCGGAGTCGGCGAGGGAGTGGCTGACGCGGCTCGACGAGCTCCCCAACCCCCGGTTCGCGCTGCAGTTCGGTGATGCCGACGTCACGGTGCAGGCGCAGACGGGCCTGAGCGCGCTGCTGTCCCCGCTGCCGTTCGCCGCCCTCCTCGACCCCGCCGCGTTCCCGCAGCAGCAGGCCACCGCCGAGCCCACGTCCGCGCCGGGGTCGACACCGAGCCCCTCGCCGGGGAGCACGAACGCGCCCGCCCTGCCCGACGACGCGACGCTCACCGAGGTCGACGGCGCTCTCCCCCGCATCGTGTGGCCGGAGCAGGACCTCACCCAGGCCGACGTGACGGCGTTCGCGGGGTACCTCGGCCAGGGCACGACCACGGTCGTGTCGTCCGACACGGTCGGCGGACCCACCGCCGCACACGCCACCGCGGGCGGACAGGACCTGCTGGTGACCGACGCCGCGACGTCCGCTGCGCTCTCGGGCGCCGCCGGGGCGTCGGATCCGGTCGTGCGGCAGCGTCTGCTCGCGGAGGCCGCCGCGCAGCTGTTCCTGGCGCAGGGCGCCACGGGCGGCGCACCGCTGCTGGTCGGACTCGACCGCGACGAGACCCGCACGGCCGACGCACTGCGCGACGCGATCTCCGCCGCCGACTCCGTCGGGTTCGAGCTGTCGACGGTCCGCGCCGCCGCTCCCGTCGCGGTCACGCTGCCGGAGGCGGCCGCCGCCCCCCGCTCGGCCGACCTCGTGAACCTGCTCACCGACGAGCAGTCGCTCACCGCGTTCTCGTCGATCCTGAGCGAGCCCGACGTGCTGCTCGCCCCGGAGCGGATGCGCATCCTGCGCACGATCGCGGTGGGGTCGTCCGACGCCGCGTTCGCCGAGAAGGTCGCGGCCCACCGCGCCCGCACGACCACGACCCTGTCGAGCGTGAGCATCCCCCCGTCGAGCACCATCCAGCTCCTCACCGCGAACGCCGACCTGCCGATCGCGGTGCGCAACGACCTCCCGTGGCCGGTGACCGTGCGGCTGTCCGCCTCGCCGAGCGACCCGCGCCTCGAGGTGAAGCCCATGATCGAGACGGTCGTGCAGCCCCAGTCGAGCACGCGGGTCAAGGTGCCCGTGTCGGCGCGGGTGGGCAGCGGCGAGCTCGACCTCCGCCTCAGCCTGTCCAGCCCCACGGGCGTGCCCATCCAGTCCGAGCAGTCGGTGAGGGTGGCGGTGCGCGCGGAGTGGGAGACGATCGGGCTCGTGGTGTTCGGCGGCCTCGCCGTGCTGCTCATCGCCCTCGGCGTGGTGCGCACGGTGCGCCGCAAGCGCCGGGAGGCCATCGAGGAGCACGCGGTCGAGGTGGCCGTCGACGAGCTGATCGAGGAGAAGGAGGCCGAGGCGGCGGCGCAGGAGCGCGCACTCGACCGCGACGCCCCGCCGACGAAGGAGACCCCGTGA
- the murJ gene encoding murein biosynthesis integral membrane protein MurJ: MTSLGRASAIIGAGTLVSRLTGLLRSIVLVGVLGAVGSEAADAFTFANTLPNSVFSLISVGVLTAVIVPQIVKATADADGGNAFISKLFTLGTVVLVATTAVATIAAPWLVVLVAGRAPLEAQALATALAYWCLPQILFYGLYALLGEALNARRIFGPFTWAPVVNNIVSIIGFLILGALFAPVPTKAAEWTPAMIATLGGTATLGIALQALVLLVFWRRTGLALKPDFHWRGVGLGTVGKLAGWTFLMAFASLAAGVLQGNIVSEASGSGASATVTANAWLIFMLPYSVIVLSIGTPYFTQISEHAAAGRDPEVRADISRSIRTLLFFIVAAVAAVAAAAIPASRVFTSSAPDAEAAALVLLCYLVSLIPLTILFIVQRTFYAYDDTRTPFWFTIFQCVLIVATALLAGGLYQAGVIPITMLAAAVALGQSVASTLQTVVATWLLHRRLGGLGVRTWATSIGRFAVAAIPAGFAGWGVFQLMGGADGWTASDKIQGAVGTAIIGLVVVAVYIALLAAMRAPELKAAGGLVRRFLPGR; the protein is encoded by the coding sequence GTGACGAGCCTCGGACGCGCGAGCGCCATCATCGGCGCCGGCACCCTGGTGTCACGCCTCACCGGTCTGCTCCGCAGCATCGTGCTGGTGGGCGTGCTGGGCGCCGTGGGCTCGGAGGCCGCCGACGCCTTCACCTTCGCCAACACCCTGCCCAACAGCGTGTTCTCGCTGATCTCGGTCGGCGTGCTGACGGCGGTGATCGTGCCGCAGATCGTGAAGGCCACGGCCGACGCCGACGGCGGCAACGCGTTCATCTCGAAGCTGTTCACGCTCGGCACGGTCGTGCTGGTCGCGACCACCGCTGTCGCGACGATCGCCGCCCCGTGGCTGGTCGTGCTCGTCGCTGGCCGGGCGCCGCTGGAGGCGCAGGCCCTGGCGACCGCGCTCGCCTACTGGTGCCTCCCGCAGATCCTCTTCTACGGCCTGTACGCGCTGCTGGGCGAGGCCCTCAACGCGCGACGCATCTTCGGCCCGTTCACGTGGGCACCGGTCGTCAACAACATCGTCTCGATCATCGGCTTCCTGATCCTGGGGGCGCTGTTCGCCCCGGTGCCGACGAAGGCGGCGGAGTGGACGCCCGCGATGATCGCCACGCTCGGCGGCACGGCCACGCTCGGCATCGCGCTGCAGGCGCTGGTGCTGCTCGTGTTCTGGCGGCGCACCGGGCTGGCCCTCAAGCCCGACTTCCACTGGCGCGGCGTGGGCCTCGGCACAGTCGGCAAGCTCGCCGGCTGGACCTTCCTGATGGCGTTCGCGAGCCTGGCCGCCGGCGTGCTCCAGGGCAACATCGTGAGCGAGGCCTCCGGTTCGGGCGCCTCCGCGACGGTCACCGCGAACGCGTGGCTGATCTTCATGCTGCCGTACTCCGTGATCGTGCTGTCGATCGGGACGCCCTACTTCACGCAGATCAGCGAGCACGCCGCGGCCGGACGCGACCCCGAGGTGCGCGCCGACATCTCGCGCAGCATCCGCACGCTGCTGTTCTTCATCGTGGCGGCCGTCGCCGCCGTGGCCGCCGCTGCGATCCCCGCGTCGCGCGTGTTCACGAGCTCCGCGCCCGACGCCGAGGCCGCCGCGCTGGTTCTGCTCTGCTACCTCGTGAGCCTGATCCCGCTGACGATCCTGTTCATCGTGCAGCGCACCTTCTACGCCTACGACGACACCCGCACGCCGTTCTGGTTCACGATCTTCCAGTGCGTCCTCATCGTCGCGACGGCGCTGCTCGCGGGCGGGCTGTACCAGGCCGGGGTGATCCCGATCACGATGCTCGCGGCCGCGGTCGCCCTCGGCCAGTCCGTCGCGAGCACCCTGCAGACGGTCGTCGCGACCTGGCTTCTGCATCGTCGCCTCGGCGGTCTCGGCGTGCGCACGTGGGCGACCTCGATCGGCCGCTTCGCGGTGGCGGCGATTCCCGCGGGCTTCGCCGGGTGGGGCGTGTTCCAGCTGATGGGCGGCGCCGACGGCTGGACCGCCTCGGACAAGATCCAGGGCGCCGTGGGCACGGCGATCATCGGCCTCGTCGTGGTCGCGGTGTACATCGCGCTGCTGGCGGCGATGCGGGCGCCCGAGCTGAAGGCGGCGGGGGGCCTGGTGCGCCGTTTCCTCCCTGGTCGCTGA
- a CDS encoding GNAT family N-acetyltransferase, translating into MSPERSTEGPEVRLRLRPFRVGDEDDLAAVCLRTGDSGADATGLYRSPRLLGEVFALPYAAWSPETCLVLDAGDRVVGYVVCAPDTTAYEQWFRHAWWPPREARHRGDRADEGRDATIVAFARRIGEGRVPFVDRYPAHLHIDLLPEAQGHGWGRRLIDTLATLLRDRGVPGLQLTAGTRNTGAIAFYRRLGFAELHRTDDGVTFGMLLDDVTPRH; encoded by the coding sequence GTGAGCCCCGAGCGCTCGACCGAAGGGCCGGAGGTGCGTCTGCGCCTCCGGCCCTTCCGCGTGGGCGACGAGGACGACCTCGCCGCCGTGTGCCTGCGCACCGGAGACTCGGGCGCCGACGCCACGGGCCTCTACCGCTCGCCACGGCTGCTGGGGGAGGTGTTCGCGCTGCCCTACGCGGCGTGGAGCCCCGAGACGTGTCTCGTGCTCGACGCCGGCGACCGCGTGGTCGGGTACGTGGTGTGCGCGCCCGACACGACCGCGTACGAGCAGTGGTTCCGGCACGCGTGGTGGCCTCCCCGCGAGGCGCGGCACCGGGGCGACCGTGCCGACGAGGGCAGGGATGCGACCATCGTCGCGTTCGCCCGGAGGATCGGTGAAGGTCGGGTGCCGTTCGTGGACCGCTACCCCGCGCATCTGCACATCGACCTGCTGCCCGAGGCGCAGGGCCACGGGTGGGGGCGGCGGTTGATCGACACGCTCGCGACGCTGCTGCGCGACCGGGGCGTGCCGGGGCTGCAGCTGACCGCCGGGACGCGCAACACCGGCGCCATCGCGTTCTACCGTCGCCTCGGCTTCGCGGAGCTGCATCGGACGGACGACGGCGTGACGTTCGGGATGCTCCTCGACGACGTGACCCCGCGGCACTGA